The following proteins are encoded in a genomic region of Triticum dicoccoides isolate Atlit2015 ecotype Zavitan chromosome 1B, WEW_v2.0, whole genome shotgun sequence:
- the LOC119350609 gene encoding putative F-box/FBD/LRR-repeat protein At5g44950, with translation MASRLRRRARRLLRLLRHRLQASKKRKIDDQDPSGSGNCDHVDGGSVDHISRVPDAVLGTIVSLLPTKEGARTQVLSRRWRPIWRSAPLNLALDCELKNQYSIPKILSEHTGPAQRFSVRLFTDCGDEIDGWLSSQSLDMLQELELTCMFWLGRRPLSLSAFRFSPTLRVAKFHGFHFPNSIAQLSLKFPCLKQLTLKKVVISEDVLQSMLSGCSALESLELKESRGISRLCISSQTLRSLGFFVDWWNGSNHIFLQELVIEDAPCLERLLPLNSTGSKVVIQIICAPKLEIFGMLLSEVIPEFQLGSSIIQEGVAVSLTTKMHTMRVLALSSTGPNLDAVVNFLKCFPCLERLYAILMPILKIDFAFFLKPKLLYLAYNVVPAFYFI, from the exons ATGGCTtcgcggctgcggcggcgggcaAGGAGGCTGCTGCGGCTGCTGCGGCATCGACTGCAAGCTTCCAAGAAGCGTAAGATCGACGACCAAGATCCATCGGGGAGTGGCAACTGCGACCATGTCGATGGGGGGAGCGTCGATCACATCAGCCGAGTCCCCGACGCCGTCCTCGGCACCATCGTGtctcttctccccaccaaggaaggTGCCCGCACGCAGGTCCTCTCCCGCCGGTGGCGTCCGATCTGGCGCTCCGCTCCTCTGAATCTCGCGCTGGACTGTGAACTCAAGAACCAGTACTCGATCCCAAAGATCCTCTCTGAGCATACTGGCCCCGCGCAACGCTTCTCCGTCCGCCTCTTCACCGACTGCGGCGACGAGATCGATGGCTGGCTTAGCTCCCAATCCCTGGACATGCTACAGGAGCTCGAGCTCACCTGCATGTTCTGGCTCGGCCGGCGTCCATTGTCCTTGTCGGCGTTCCGATTTTCGCCCACTCTCCGCGTGGCCAAATTCCACGGGTTCCATTTCCCCAACTCGATCGCGCAGCTGTCCCTCAAGTTCCCCTGCCTCAAGCAGCTgaccctgaaaaaggtcgtcaTCTCGGAGGACGTTCTCCAGAGCATGCTCTCTGGCTGCTCTGCCTTGGAAAGCCTCGAGCTAAAGGAAAGTCGGGGCATCAGTCGCCTCTGCATCAGCTCCCAAACTCTTAGGAGTTTGGGATTTTTCGTTGACTGGTGGAATGGAAGTAATCATATCTTTTTGCAAGAGTTAGTCATCGAGGACGCCCCGTGCCTTGAGAGATTGCTACCACTTAATTCAACGGGCAGCAAAGTGGTCATACAGATAATCTGCGCGCCTAAACTGGAGATATTCGGTATGCTCCTGTCTGAAGTCATACCCGAATTCCAACTTGGGAGTTCAATTATTCAG GAAGGGGTTGCTGTCAGTTTGACAACCAAAATGCACACCATGAGGGTTTTGGCTCTCAGCTCTACTGGCCCTAATCTGGATGCAGTGGTTAACTTCCTCAAGTGCTTCCCTTGCTTGGAGAGGTTGTATGCCATT TTGATGCCCATCTTGAAAATTGACTTTGCCTTCTTTTTAAAGCCCAAGCTTTTGTATCTAGCCTATAATGTTGTCCCGGCGTTCTACTTCATTTAG